The following are encoded together in the Pleurocapsa sp. FMAR1 genome:
- a CDS encoding nucleotidyltransferase domain-containing protein — protein MVFCPSLQHVLTSLGLPPNLIIPIGTQVVSRIEVKNKQNESVCLQGEVGVIIYSPTDNSHAYKIRLTNDSEIILNRHEFSIRKHYQKQELQDARDMLDEYNLYDYVIYRCVVGSRAYGLDNKNSDTDLRGIYLPPANLHWSLYGIPEQLENHDSQECYWELQKFILLALKANPNILECLYTPMIKDINPVAENLLAKKEIFLSQLVYQTYNGYVMSQFKKMEQDLRNKGEIKLKHAMHLIRLLLSGITILQSGFVPVKVSQYREELLAIRNGDMPWLEVNKWRLDLHQKFNRSFNQTFLPKRPDYEQANTLLIEARKGMVE, from the coding sequence CTGGTATTTTGTCCATCATTACAACACGTCCTTACATCTTTAGGACTACCCCCTAATTTAATTATCCCAATTGGCACGCAGGTTGTTAGTCGAATTGAAGTTAAAAATAAACAGAACGAATCTGTCTGTCTTCAAGGAGAAGTCGGAGTAATTATTTATTCTCCTACAGATAATTCTCATGCTTACAAGATTCGTTTGACCAACGATTCAGAAATAATTTTGAATCGTCATGAGTTTAGTATTCGCAAGCACTATCAAAAACAAGAACTACAAGATGCTCGCGATATGTTGGACGAGTACAATCTTTATGATTATGTTATCTATCGTTGTGTAGTTGGTTCGAGAGCTTATGGTCTTGACAATAAAAATTCTGATACGGATTTGAGAGGAATCTATTTACCTCCTGCAAATTTGCATTGGTCTTTATATGGTATTCCCGAACAATTGGAAAATCATGATAGCCAGGAGTGTTATTGGGAATTGCAAAAGTTCATTCTTTTGGCATTAAAAGCTAATCCAAATATTTTGGAATGTTTGTATACTCCAATGATTAAAGATATAAATCCTGTTGCTGAAAACTTATTAGCTAAAAAAGAGATATTTTTATCACAATTAGTTTATCAGACCTACAATGGCTATGTTATGTCTCAGTTTAAAAAAATGGAGCAAGACTTACGCAATAAAGGAGAAATTAAATTAAAACACGCAATGCACTTAATTCGATTGCTATTATCTGGTATCACAATTTTGCAGTCAGGATTTGTCCCAGTAAAAGTTTCCCAGTACAGAGAAGAATTGCTGGCAATTCGTAATGGAGATATGCCTTGGCTGGAGGTGAATAAATGGCGATTAGATTTGCATCAGAAATTTAATCGTAGTTTCAACCAGACTTTTTTACCTAAACGTCCAGATTATGAACAGGCAAATACTTTATTAATAGAAGCCCGAAAAGGAATGGTTGAGTAA
- a CDS encoding nucleotidyltransferase domain-containing protein, producing MEVNQELLVTIAHSQPYPLLFTTISGAHLYGFPSPDSDYDLRGIHILPTKEVIGLYSAAETIEVSEVKSGLQIDLVTHDLKKFFILLLKRNGYVLEQLYSPLIVQTTPEHKQLKAIASNCITRNHYYHYLGFAKSQWRLFTKGNIYQIKPLLYIYRVLLTGIYLMNTGRVEANLLNLNQEFSLPYIGDLVAQKCTESEKSILKETDIEHHFQEYQRLQRELEAAFGNSHLPDDSSAKLELNSLLIDTRQKLTNS from the coding sequence ATGGAAGTTAATCAAGAACTATTAGTAACAATAGCTCATTCACAACCTTATCCACTTCTATTTACAACTATTAGTGGCGCACATTTGTATGGATTTCCTTCGCCAGATTCCGATTATGATCTGCGCGGTATTCATATTTTGCCGACCAAAGAGGTAATTGGCTTGTATTCTGCGGCAGAAACTATTGAAGTTTCCGAGGTTAAATCAGGTCTACAAATTGATTTAGTAACTCATGATCTTAAAAAGTTTTTTATTTTATTACTCAAAAGAAATGGTTATGTTTTAGAGCAGTTATATTCCCCTTTAATAGTTCAGACTACTCCAGAACATAAGCAATTAAAAGCGATCGCGTCTAACTGTATTACTCGCAATCATTATTATCATTATTTAGGATTTGCAAAGAGTCAATGGCGATTATTTACGAAAGGAAATATTTATCAAATAAAGCCACTACTCTATATTTATCGAGTTTTGCTTACAGGAATTTATTTGATGAATACTGGAAGAGTTGAAGCTAATTTGCTCAATTTGAATCAAGAGTTTAGCTTACCTTATATTGGCGATCTAGTCGCCCAAAAATGTACAGAATCGGAAAAATCAATCTTAAAAGAAACTGATATAGAACACCATTTCCAAGAATATCAAAGATTGCAGCGTGAATTAGAAGCAGCTTTTGGCAATAGTCATTTACCAGATGACTCGTCTGCAAAACTAGAGTTAAATAGTTTATTAATAGATACAAGACAAAAGCTAACTAATTCTTAA
- a CDS encoding aldo/keto reductase, translating to MEATKISVGNISFPPLGIGTWAWGDSLFWGYGSNYGETEVKQAFETAVDNGAAFFDTAEVYGLGDSEKLIGQFLQQTSQPVQIATKYFPLPWRFNKQAVADALSKSLKRLQVEQVALYQVHSPFDFFMGQETLMEALAEEVKQGRILTVGVSNYSATQMQQAHDLLAKYDVPLAVNQVRYSLLTRKIEQNGILATARQLGVTILAYSPLDQGLLTGKYTPENTEKVQGARKLDPKFSTQGLSKIEPVISQLKQLGEKYQKTPAQVALNWLIAQGNVIPIPGAKNAKQALENAGSIGWQLSSEDVEQLGLSVGS from the coding sequence ATGGAAGCAACAAAGATTTCAGTCGGCAATATTTCTTTTCCCCCTCTAGGTATTGGTACATGGGCTTGGGGTGATAGTTTATTTTGGGGTTATGGCTCAAACTACGGAGAGACAGAAGTAAAACAAGCCTTTGAAACAGCCGTAGACAATGGCGCAGCTTTTTTTGATACTGCCGAAGTTTATGGTTTGGGGGACTCAGAAAAGCTAATTGGGCAATTTCTCCAGCAAACTAGTCAGCCAGTACAAATAGCTACTAAATATTTTCCTTTACCCTGGCGATTTAATAAACAGGCGGTAGCCGATGCTTTGAGTAAAAGTCTTAAGCGACTCCAGGTTGAACAAGTTGCTCTTTATCAGGTTCATTCGCCCTTTGACTTTTTTATGGGGCAAGAAACTTTAATGGAGGCTTTGGCAGAAGAGGTAAAACAAGGACGCATTCTTACGGTGGGAGTTAGCAATTACTCCGCCACACAAATGCAGCAGGCTCATGATTTGTTGGCAAAGTATGATGTGCCTCTGGCAGTAAATCAAGTTCGCTATTCTCTGTTGACTCGCAAGATTGAACAAAATGGTATTTTAGCTACTGCTCGTCAATTGGGAGTTACCATACTGGCATATAGCCCCTTAGATCAAGGATTACTAACTGGTAAGTATACTCCAGAGAACACTGAAAAAGTACAGGGAGCAAGAAAACTAGATCCTAAATTTTCGACTCAGGGATTAAGTAAGATTGAACCAGTTATTAGCCAGTTAAAACAGCTTGGGGAAAAGTACCAAAAAACACCTGCACAAGTAGCTCTTAATTGGTTAATAGCCCAAGGAAACGTAATTCCTATTCCTGGAGCAAAAAATGCTAAACAAGCCCTGGAAAATGCAGGATCTATAGGTTGGCAACTGAGTTCAGAAGATGTTGAACAGCTTGGTTTATCAGTAGGCAGTTAA
- a CDS encoding HhoA/HhoB/HtrA family serine endopeptidase, whose amino-acid sequence MKLLSNKLGVYLGVLAVGGSLGFLGSRQFQQPTARKQTQVYPTAIPTEANPVNRSNNDRDVNFIATAAQKVGPAVVRIDASRHISASPENLRNPLLKRFFGGDKSKKSSNSLPEQIERGTGSGFIIGSDGRLITNAHVVDGAEKVQVTLKDGKSYPGKVLGTDPFTDVAVIKIKAENLPTVSFGDAKNLMPGEWAIAIGNPLGLDNTVTVGIISAMGRSSSQVGVPDKRVKFIQTDAAINPGNSGGPLLNSQGEVIGINTAIRADAQGLGFAIPIETANRIANQLFTKGQADHPYLGVHMINLNEEIKSEINSSQEFDFKIPEDKGVVVVKVIPRSPAAKGGFEPGDMINKVGRSPVKTSVQVQEQVDLSKIGSELEVEVLRDGKLKILKVQPTAFPKGEFE is encoded by the coding sequence ATGAAACTTTTATCTAATAAACTAGGTGTTTATTTGGGCGTACTTGCAGTTGGCGGTAGTTTGGGCTTTCTTGGAAGTCGTCAGTTTCAACAACCAACAGCAAGGAAACAAACTCAAGTTTATCCTACCGCCATACCAACTGAGGCTAATCCTGTTAATAGAAGCAACAACGATCGAGACGTTAATTTTATTGCCACGGCTGCACAAAAAGTTGGTCCTGCGGTAGTTAGAATTGATGCTTCGCGTCACATTTCGGCATCACCAGAAAATCTCAGAAATCCTTTACTAAAGCGTTTTTTTGGCGGTGATAAGAGTAAAAAATCTTCAAACTCCTTGCCTGAGCAGATAGAACGAGGAACAGGCTCTGGCTTTATTATTGGCTCTGATGGTCGTCTGATTACTAATGCTCATGTGGTAGATGGAGCAGAAAAAGTACAGGTGACCCTTAAAGATGGCAAAAGTTACCCAGGAAAAGTGTTAGGAACAGACCCTTTTACTGATGTAGCAGTAATCAAAATTAAGGCGGAAAACTTACCCACAGTTAGTTTTGGGGATGCAAAAAACTTGATGCCTGGGGAATGGGCGATCGCCATTGGTAATCCGTTAGGTTTAGATAATACCGTAACTGTGGGTATTATTAGTGCTATGGGTAGATCGAGTTCCCAAGTTGGCGTGCCAGATAAGCGAGTTAAATTTATCCAAACTGATGCAGCTATTAATCCTGGTAACTCTGGAGGACCTTTGTTAAATTCCCAAGGAGAAGTTATTGGGATTAATACAGCAATTCGCGCTGACGCTCAAGGATTGGGCTTTGCTATTCCCATTGAAACGGCTAACCGCATCGCTAATCAGTTATTTACCAAGGGACAGGCAGATCATCCTTATTTAGGGGTTCACATGATTAACCTAAATGAAGAAATTAAAAGCGAAATTAACTCTAGCCAAGAATTTGATTTTAAAATTCCTGAAGATAAGGGCGTGGTTGTAGTCAAAGTAATTCCTCGCTCTCCTGCTGCTAAAGGTGGTTTTGAGCCAGGAGACATGATTAATAAAGTAGGTCGTAGCCCTGTAAAAACCTCTGTTCAAGTACAAGAACAAGTTGACCTGAGTAAAATTGGTTCAGAATTAGAGGTGGAAGTTTTGCGAGATGGTAAGCTTAAAATCCTTAAAGTTCAACCAACTGCTTTTCCTAAAGGCGAATTTGAGTAA
- a CDS encoding helicase C-terminal domain-containing protein codes for MIEVEVHSSLRDFLRANGERNFPHHLTMARLIARALRLGRPALMQTGSSVSKYCLSYLMPILIGDWSVVIVAPLTTQQYLIDVEIPKLQAWLKTNKKVRIGDRWQDDDQLLLTSPASWLGDRLGGQGKFPLAIPTIIERAESLEEWTRQQLTISITASDWEELLENIPEHQELIRDTRIKLTKSIFTRPENPYGNYILLNSELNIIKQLWAVLADQKLLKGKFEQFGQYLASELTIAWISRDRDRGLFTVNLAPAEVGTRLKPIWQKQPVVIIGGFLDIEAKATTYRQQLGLDSQMLSLKFTPNRQNNHIQLYIPDRFPLPNTPEFQPALIEQSLLLVSLSSRLNRLIVLIVDDVPLQGQVGSALAAEFGSRVKVEKTKVSDRSILICGWSFWQQHQEKLPIPSLLIIATLPIPSLENPLVANRVAYYKNQRQDWFRAYLLPTALKTLEQTVVPLRESQSIMALLDNRVNFRSYGKEILLTLEPCARINYIDPTWFGYPNS; via the coding sequence TTGATTGAAGTAGAAGTTCATTCATCCCTGCGGGATTTTTTACGAGCGAATGGGGAGCGAAATTTTCCCCATCATTTAACCATGGCAAGGTTAATCGCTAGAGCTTTACGCCTAGGTCGCCCTGCGTTGATGCAAACTGGTAGTAGCGTCAGCAAGTATTGTCTTAGTTATTTAATGCCGATACTGATAGGAGATTGGTCGGTTGTTATAGTTGCCCCCCTGACAACGCAGCAATATTTAATCGATGTCGAAATTCCTAAATTACAAGCATGGTTAAAAACTAACAAAAAAGTCAGAATTGGCGATCGCTGGCAAGACGACGATCAGCTATTGCTCACTTCTCCTGCAAGCTGGTTAGGCGATCGCTTGGGAGGGCAAGGAAAATTTCCCCTGGCGATACCGACCATTATCGAACGAGCCGAAAGTCTCGAAGAATGGACAAGACAGCAACTAACTATTAGTATTACCGCTTCAGACTGGGAGGAGTTATTAGAGAATATTCCTGAGCATCAGGAATTGATTCGCGACACAAGAATCAAGTTAACCAAATCTATCTTTACTCGTCCTGAAAATCCTTATGGTAATTACATATTACTTAATTCAGAATTAAATATAATCAAGCAATTATGGGCAGTCTTAGCCGACCAAAAGCTGCTCAAAGGTAAATTTGAACAATTTGGGCAATACTTAGCTTCAGAACTAACTATAGCTTGGATATCTCGCGATCGCGATCGCGGTTTATTTACCGTTAATCTTGCCCCTGCTGAAGTTGGTACGAGGCTCAAACCAATTTGGCAAAAACAGCCAGTTGTAATAATTGGTGGCTTTTTAGATATTGAAGCCAAAGCAACCACTTATCGACAACAGTTAGGCTTAGACTCACAAATGTTAAGTTTAAAATTTACTCCCAACCGACAAAACAATCATATCCAGCTTTATATTCCAGATCGCTTTCCTTTGCCCAACACACCCGAATTTCAGCCAGCTTTAATCGAACAAAGTCTATTATTAGTCAGTCTTAGCAGTAGGCTTAATCGCCTAATTGTTTTGATTGTCGATGATGTACCGCTTCAAGGGCAGGTAGGTTCAGCATTGGCAGCCGAATTTGGTTCGCGGGTTAAAGTAGAAAAAACCAAGGTAAGCGATCGCAGTATCTTAATTTGTGGTTGGTCATTTTGGCAACAACATCAAGAAAAGCTACCAATTCCCAGTCTGTTGATTATTGCCACTCTCCCCATACCATCTTTAGAAAACCCCTTAGTTGCTAACCGCGTTGCTTACTACAAAAATCAGCGTCAAGATTGGTTTCGGGCTTACTTATTGCCGACAGCCTTAAAAACTCTCGAACAAACCGTAGTACCGTTGCGAGAATCACAAAGCATCATGGCTTTATTGGATAACCGCGTCAATTTCCGTAGCTATGGCAAAGAAATTTTATTAACTCTCGAACCCTGCGCTCGCATCAATTATATTGACCCTACCTGGTTTGGTTATCCTAATTCGTGA
- a CDS encoding DUF29 domain-containing protein has protein sequence MDIKLLHERDYNLWIEEIKKAIANRNLENMDWDNLLDEIDDMGKSDKRALRSYSQRLIEHIFKIKYWESERKRALNGWKVEVINFRTQIMNILEDSPSLKNYLADNYSKWYEQSYQKYQKGILFDMPSSEQIELEQLMQDDYFGEI, from the coding sequence ATGGATATCAAACTATTGCATGAGCGCGATTATAACCTTTGGATAGAAGAAATTAAAAAAGCGATCGCCAATCGAAATCTAGAAAATATGGACTGGGATAATTTGCTAGATGAAATTGATGACATGGGCAAGTCGGATAAACGGGCTTTACGTAGCTATTCTCAGCGATTGATTGAGCATATATTTAAAATCAAGTACTGGGAAAGTGAGCGTAAGCGAGCTTTAAACGGCTGGAAAGTTGAAGTGATCAACTTTCGCACTCAAATCATGAATATCTTAGAAGACTCTCCTAGTCTAAAGAATTATTTAGCAGACAACTATAGTAAATGGTACGAACAGTCTTACCAAAAATATCAAAAAGGTATTCTCTTTGATATGCCTTCATCTGAGCAGATAGAGCTAGAGCAGTTGATGCAAGATGATTATTTTGGAGAGATTTAG
- the trpA gene encoding tryptophan synthase subunit alpha produces MNSVAHRLQQLKQNSQCALIPFITAGDPDLETTAKAIEVLAENGADLIELGVPYSDPLADGPTIHAAATRALQKGVKLEAVLEIVKQVAPKIDVPIVLFTYYNPIHYRGIESFLKQVKEAGVRGLVVPDLPLEEADVLLKPAAEIGIEVILLVAPTSSTARIKAIATKSQGFIYLVSVTGVTGIRSEMAAGVKDILAELHSTTDKPIGVGFGISNPEQAKQIKDWGADGVIVGSAIVKRLAEGTPEAGLKAIAEFCAALKQAIS; encoded by the coding sequence ATGAACTCCGTTGCCCATCGTCTTCAACAACTAAAACAAAATTCTCAATGTGCTCTAATTCCCTTTATCACCGCTGGCGATCCTGATTTAGAAACAACAGCTAAAGCAATCGAAGTTTTGGCTGAAAACGGTGCAGATTTGATTGAACTAGGTGTTCCCTATTCCGATCCTTTAGCAGATGGTCCGACAATTCACGCAGCAGCTACAAGAGCCTTACAGAAAGGAGTTAAGTTAGAAGCTGTTTTGGAGATAGTTAAGCAAGTTGCACCAAAAATAGATGTGCCGATTGTTTTATTTACTTACTACAATCCAATTCACTATCGGGGCATCGAGTCTTTTCTTAAACAGGTAAAAGAGGCAGGAGTCAGAGGTTTAGTTGTTCCTGACCTACCCCTAGAAGAAGCAGATGTGCTGCTTAAGCCCGCAGCAGAAATAGGAATTGAGGTAATCTTATTAGTTGCACCTACTAGTTCGACCGCCAGAATAAAAGCGATCGCCACTAAGTCTCAAGGCTTTATTTACTTAGTATCCGTAACAGGCGTAACGGGGATACGGTCAGAAATGGCAGCAGGAGTCAAAGATATCTTGGCAGAGTTACACAGCACGACGGATAAACCCATCGGCGTTGGTTTTGGTATTTCTAACCCCGAACAGGCAAAACAAATTAAGGACTGGGGGGCAGATGGCGTAATCGTCGGTAGTGCTATAGTTAAACGCTTGGCAGAAGGAACTCCAGAAGCGGGACTAAAAGCGATCGCTGAATTTTGTGCTGCTTTAAAACAAGCGATTTCTTAA
- a CDS encoding DUF3007 family protein: MRRIDAIAISLGVFVAAGLVYFILQIVGLDGINAGIWTQTLLVIGLVGWSLTYFLRVGNKKMTYNQQLKDYEEAVMQKRLEEMSPEELEKLQQEIEQQKEA; encoded by the coding sequence ATGCGGAGAATCGATGCGATCGCAATTAGTCTCGGTGTATTTGTAGCTGCTGGACTAGTCTATTTTATTTTGCAGATAGTTGGCTTAGACGGTATCAATGCAGGAATTTGGACTCAAACCCTATTGGTTATTGGTTTGGTAGGTTGGTCGCTAACCTATTTTTTGCGTGTCGGTAATAAGAAGATGACTTACAACCAGCAGCTTAAAGATTATGAAGAAGCAGTAATGCAAAAGCGTCTTGAAGAGATGTCTCCAGAAGAGCTAGAGAAGCTTCAGCAAGAGATTGAGCAACAAAAAGAAGCTTAA
- the ndhL gene encoding NAD(P)H-quinone oxidoreductase subunit L, with protein MLLTETNLVALLYLVLSGTYLVVLPAIVYFYLKNRWYVASSIERLIMYLFVFLSFPGMILLSPFLNFRPKRRDLKA; from the coding sequence ATGTTGCTTACAGAGACTAATTTAGTTGCCTTGTTATATCTAGTTTTAAGTGGCACATATCTTGTAGTGCTACCAGCAATAGTTTATTTTTATCTCAAGAATCGTTGGTATGTTGCTAGCTCTATCGAGCGGTTAATTATGTATTTATTTGTGTTTCTCAGCTTTCCTGGGATGATCTTACTCAGTCCGTTTCTTAATTTTCGCCCCAAACGTCGCGATCTAAAAGCTTAG